A genomic segment from Flavobacterium sp. 9R encodes:
- a CDS encoding DUF3467 domain-containing protein, producing the protein MKDQQEQINIELDESIAEGVYSNLAIINHSSSEFVLDFVSIMPGLPKAKVKSRIVLTPQHAKRLIKALADNVHRFELAHGEIKDTEQAPIPLNFGPTGQA; encoded by the coding sequence ATGAAAGATCAACAAGAACAAATTAATATTGAATTAGACGAGAGTATTGCTGAGGGAGTTTATTCTAACTTAGCGATTATCAATCATTCCTCTTCGGAGTTTGTTTTGGATTTTGTGAGTATTATGCCTGGTTTGCCAAAAGCAAAAGTAAAGTCCAGAATAGTATTGACGCCACAACACGCGAAACGATTAATCAAAGCCTTGGCTGATAACGTTCATCGTTTTGAGTTAGCTCACGGTGAAATTAAAGATACAGAGCAAGCACCAATTCCTTTGAATTTTGGTCCAACAGGACAAGCTTAA
- a CDS encoding peptide chain release factor 3, which yields MSFLEEIQRRRTFGIISHPDAGKTTLTEKLLLFGGAIQEAGAVKSNKIKKGATSDFMEIERQRGISVSTSVLAFNYKNKKINILDTPGHKDFAEDTFRTLTAVDSVIVVIDVAKGVEEQTEKLVAVCRMRNIPMIVFINKLDREGKDAFDLMDEVEQKLGLTVTPLSFPIGMGYDFQGIYNLWEQNINLFSGDSRKNIEETIAFSDVQNPELEKIIGEKPATKLREELELIDEVYPKFERQEYLDGKIQPVFFGSALNNFGVRELLDCFVSIAPSPRAKESETRLVDPKEEKMSGFVFKIHANMDPKHRDRLAFIKIVSGTFERNKPYYHVRQKKNLKFSSPNAFFAEKKEIVDISYPGDIVGLHDTGNFKIGDTLTEGEIMSFKGIPSFSPEHFRYINNADPLKAKQLDKGVDQLMDEGVAQLFTLEMNNRKVIGTVGALQYEVIQYRLEHEYGAKCTYENFPVHKACWVKPDDAKNEEFKEFKRIKQKFLAKDKYNQLVFLADSDFTIQMTQSKFPSVKLFFTSEFD from the coding sequence ATGAGTTTTTTAGAAGAAATACAACGCAGAAGAACGTTTGGAATTATTTCGCATCCTGATGCTGGAAAAACCACACTAACGGAAAAATTATTACTTTTTGGAGGAGCTATTCAAGAGGCTGGTGCTGTAAAAAGTAATAAAATAAAAAAAGGAGCAACGAGTGATTTTATGGAAATTGAGCGTCAAAGAGGAATCTCAGTTTCTACCTCCGTTTTAGCTTTTAATTATAAGAACAAAAAAATCAACATCCTAGACACACCTGGTCACAAGGATTTTGCTGAAGATACTTTTAGAACTTTAACAGCTGTAGATAGTGTAATAGTTGTTATTGACGTTGCTAAAGGGGTCGAGGAACAGACTGAAAAATTAGTAGCCGTTTGTAGAATGAGAAACATTCCAATGATTGTTTTCATTAACAAATTAGACCGTGAGGGTAAAGACGCCTTCGATTTAATGGATGAAGTAGAACAAAAACTTGGGCTTACTGTAACTCCTTTAAGTTTCCCGATTGGCATGGGTTATGATTTTCAAGGAATCTACAACTTATGGGAACAAAACATCAATCTTTTTAGCGGTGATAGCCGAAAAAACATAGAAGAAACAATTGCTTTCTCAGACGTACAAAACCCAGAATTAGAAAAAATTATTGGAGAAAAACCAGCTACTAAACTTCGTGAAGAATTAGAATTGATTGATGAAGTCTACCCTAAATTTGAGCGTCAAGAGTATTTAGATGGAAAAATTCAACCTGTATTTTTTGGTTCAGCTTTGAATAATTTCGGAGTAAGAGAATTGCTAGACTGTTTTGTAAGCATAGCCCCTTCTCCAAGAGCAAAAGAGTCTGAAACAAGATTGGTAGATCCTAAAGAAGAGAAAATGTCTGGTTTTGTGTTTAAAATTCATGCGAATATGGATCCAAAACACAGAGATCGTTTGGCGTTTATAAAAATTGTATCGGGAACTTTTGAAAGAAACAAGCCCTATTACCATGTTCGCCAAAAGAAAAATCTAAAGTTTTCTAGCCCCAATGCTTTTTTTGCGGAGAAAAAAGAGATTGTTGACATTTCTTATCCTGGAGATATTGTGGGATTACACGATACAGGAAATTTCAAAATTGGTGATACACTGACAGAAGGCGAGATTATGAGTTTTAAAGGAATTCCAAGTTTCTCACCAGAACACTTTAGATACATCAATAATGCCGATCCGTTAAAAGCAAAGCAATTGGATAAAGGAGTTGACCAATTAATGGATGAAGGTGTTGCGCAGTTGTTTACACTTGAAATGAATAATCGTAAAGTAATTGGAACGGTTGGTGCGCTACAATATGAGGTAATTCAGTATCGTTTGGAGCATGAATATGGAGCAAAATGTACTTATGAAAACTTCCCTGTTCATAAAGCGTGTTGGGTAAAACCAGACGATGCTAAAAACGAGGAATTCAAAGAATTTAAACGTATTAAACAGAAGTTTTTGGCCAAAGACAAATACAACCAACTCGTATTTCTTGCCGATTCTGATTTTACTATTCAAATGACACAAAGCAAATTCCCGAGCGTTAAATTATTTTTCACTTCAGAATTTGATTAA
- a CDS encoding peptidylprolyl isomerase — translation MKFLKYNFVLPICLVLMVSFAMNAQEVIKEKATEVVKENPTKRQKVDGVIATVGDYIVLDSDIDKSFLEITAAGGSVSGVSRCQMLGKLLEDKLYAHQAIQDSIVVSDSDIKGMMEDRLNYMVENLGSMDKVVEMYKKSSEEELRSTFFDVLKEQKLSSEMGKKIVDGVEITPEEVRNYFKAIPKADLPTFGAEMEVAQIVVAPKVTQEDKQKVIDRLKGFKKEVEAGASFSTKAVLYTQDPGSRSTGGFYKMNRKTPFVKEFKEVAFKLAEGEISEPFETDFGFHIILVEKIKGQELELRHILLTPTVSDPSIKEAKEKIDLIRKRIIDKEITFAEAARTISDEKETRANGGALINPKTQDTRFELTKMDPSLYSRVSNLKDQEISQPFLEEDQGKKTFKIITVTNRIDEHTADYSKDYIKIKDLALKEKQIKAVGKWFEEKIKETYIKINGEYRDCAFTNNWLKK, via the coding sequence ATGAAGTTTTTAAAATACAATTTTGTACTTCCTATTTGTTTAGTTTTAATGGTCTCTTTTGCAATGAATGCGCAAGAAGTGATAAAAGAGAAAGCAACTGAGGTAGTAAAAGAAAATCCAACGAAACGCCAAAAAGTAGATGGAGTAATTGCAACAGTTGGAGATTACATTGTATTAGATTCAGATATTGACAAGTCATTTTTAGAGATTACTGCAGCAGGTGGTTCTGTTAGTGGAGTTTCGAGATGTCAAATGCTTGGGAAATTATTAGAGGACAAACTATACGCTCACCAAGCCATTCAGGATAGTATTGTAGTTTCAGATTCTGATATCAAAGGAATGATGGAAGATCGTTTGAACTATATGGTTGAGAATTTAGGCTCTATGGACAAAGTAGTAGAGATGTATAAAAAAAGCTCCGAAGAAGAACTTAGATCTACATTTTTCGATGTTTTGAAAGAGCAAAAACTAAGCTCAGAAATGGGTAAAAAAATTGTTGATGGAGTAGAAATCACCCCAGAAGAAGTTCGTAATTACTTTAAAGCTATCCCAAAAGCAGATTTACCTACATTTGGAGCCGAAATGGAAGTGGCGCAAATTGTAGTTGCTCCAAAAGTTACTCAGGAAGACAAGCAAAAAGTAATTGACCGTTTAAAAGGATTTAAAAAAGAGGTTGAGGCAGGTGCTAGTTTTTCTACGAAAGCCGTTTTGTATACACAAGATCCAGGGTCAAGATCCACAGGAGGTTTTTATAAAATGAATAGAAAGACGCCTTTTGTAAAAGAATTTAAAGAAGTAGCTTTCAAATTAGCCGAAGGAGAAATCTCTGAACCTTTTGAAACTGATTTTGGATTTCATATCATTTTAGTGGAGAAAATAAAAGGACAAGAATTAGAATTGCGTCATATCTTACTTACTCCAACTGTTTCGGATCCATCCATTAAAGAAGCTAAAGAGAAAATCGACTTGATTAGAAAAAGAATCATCGATAAAGAAATTACTTTTGCTGAAGCAGCTAGAACAATTTCTGATGAAAAAGAAACAAGAGCCAATGGAGGCGCTTTGATTAACCCAAAAACGCAAGATACTCGTTTTGAATTGACCAAAATGGATCCAAGTTTATATAGCAGAGTTTCTAATCTTAAAGATCAAGAAATTTCTCAGCCTTTTCTAGAAGAGGATCAAGGGAAAAAGACTTTTAAAATTATAACCGTTACCAATAGAATCGATGAGCACACTGCTGATTATTCTAAGGATTATATTAAAATTAAAGATTTGGCTTTGAAAGAAAAACAAATCAAAGCAGTAGGAAAATGGTTTGAAGAAAAAATCAAAGAAACCTACATTAAAATTAATGGAGAGTACAGAGACTGTGCTTTTACGAATAACTGGTTGAAAAAATAA
- a CDS encoding MoxR family ATPase translates to MSDVDAIHALVQKRNQLKTEIAKIIVGQDDVIDQIVLSIFSGGHALLVGVPGLAKTLMVNTLAQALGLDFKRIQFTPDLMPSDILGSEILDENRHFKFIKGPIFSNIILADEINRTPPKTQAALLEAMQERAVTIAGHNYKLDLPYFVLATQNPIEQEGTYPLPEAQLDRFMFAIKLDYPSFLEEVQVVKNTTSDVKLAINPLFTAEEIIEYQHLIRRIPVADNVIEYAVTLVSKTRPNNPLSNDYVKNYLDWGAGPRASQNLIIAAKANAAFHGKFSPDIEDVKAVATGILRHRIIKNYKADAEGISEEMIIEKLL, encoded by the coding sequence ATGTCAGATGTTGATGCGATTCATGCTTTAGTTCAAAAGCGAAACCAACTCAAAACAGAGATTGCAAAAATTATTGTAGGTCAAGATGATGTTATTGATCAAATTGTCCTTTCTATCTTCTCTGGCGGTCATGCATTGCTCGTTGGTGTGCCGGGTTTAGCAAAGACGTTAATGGTAAATACTTTAGCGCAAGCACTTGGTTTGGATTTTAAGCGAATTCAGTTTACACCAGATTTGATGCCTTCTGATATTTTAGGAAGTGAAATTTTAGATGAAAATAGACATTTTAAGTTTATAAAAGGACCAATTTTCTCGAATATTATTTTGGCTGATGAGATCAATAGAACTCCTCCAAAAACCCAAGCCGCTTTGTTGGAAGCAATGCAAGAACGAGCAGTTACGATTGCAGGTCATAACTATAAATTAGATTTGCCTTACTTTGTTTTGGCAACTCAAAATCCTATCGAGCAAGAAGGAACTTATCCTTTGCCTGAGGCACAGTTGGATCGTTTTATGTTTGCTATAAAGTTAGATTATCCCTCATTTCTCGAAGAGGTGCAAGTAGTGAAAAATACAACTTCAGATGTAAAGTTGGCTATTAATCCTTTGTTTACAGCAGAAGAAATTATAGAATATCAGCATTTAATTCGCCGCATACCCGTGGCAGATAATGTAATCGAGTATGCGGTAACCTTGGTTAGTAAAACTCGTCCTAATAACCCTTTGTCCAATGATTATGTAAAAAATTATTTGGATTGGGGTGCTGGTCCAAGGGCTTCACAAAACTTGATAATAGCTGCTAAAGCGAATGCCGCATTTCACGGAAAATTTTCTCCAGACATAGAAGATGTGAAGGCAGTCGCTACAGGAATTCTGCGTCATAGAATTATCAAGAATTACAAAGCAGATGCTGAAGGTATATCGGAAGAAATGATCATAGAAAAGCTATTATAA
- a CDS encoding bifunctional aconitate hydratase 2/2-methylisocitrate dehydratase, with protein MSTYNDYLKEIEERKAQGLHPKPIDGADLLSEIITQIKDSNNTNREDSLHFFIYNTVPGTTPAAGVKAKFLKEIILGESVVSEITPEFAFELLSHMKGGPSIEVLLDLALGNDVATAKGAAKVLKTQVYLYDADTDRLAAAYQSGNEIAKDILESYAKAEFFTKLPDVQEKIEIVTYVAGEGDISTDLLSPGNQAHSRSDRELHGKCMITPQAQEEIKALQTQYPDKSVMLIAEKGTMGVGSSRMSGVNNVALWSGKQASPYIPFVNIAPIVAGTNGISPIFLTTVDVTGGIGLDLKNWVKKVDANGEVLRNESGDPILEEVYSVATGTVLTINTKTKKLYKGDQELIDISKAFTPQKMEFIKAGGSYAIVFGKKLQTFASKTLGIDVTPVFAPSKEVSIEGQGLTAVEKIFNKNAVGTTPGKVLHAGSDVRVTVNIVGSQDTTGLMTSQELESMAATVISPTVDGAYQSGCHTASVWDNKSKANIPRLMKFMNDFGLITARDPKGVYHAMTDVIHKVLNDITVDEWAIIIGGDSHTRMSKGVAFGADSGTVALALATGEASMPIPESVKVTFKGDMKNYMDFRDVVHATQSQMLQQFGGENVFQGRIIEVHIGTLTADQAFTFTDWTAEMKAKASICVSEDATLIESLEIAKSRIQIMIDKGMDNAKQVLKGLINKADKRIAEIKSGEKPALTPDANAKYYAEVVIDLDVIAEPMIADPDVNNADVSKRYTHDTIRPLSFYGGVKKVDLGFVGSCMVHKGDMKILAQMLKNVEAQYGKVEFKAPLVVAPPTYNIVDELKAEGDWEVLQKYSGFEFDDNAPKGVARTGYENILYLERPGCNLCMGNQEKAAKGDTVMATSTRLFQGRVVEDSEGKKGESLLSSTPVVVLSTILGRTPTIEEYKDAVNGINLTQFAPSHKLLVNN; from the coding sequence ATGAGCACTTACAACGATTACCTCAAAGAGATTGAAGAACGTAAAGCACAAGGACTTCATCCTAAACCAATTGATGGAGCTGATTTGCTAAGCGAAATCATTACTCAAATTAAAGATTCAAATAATACGAATAGAGAAGATTCTCTTCATTTCTTTATTTACAATACAGTTCCAGGAACGACTCCTGCAGCAGGTGTAAAAGCTAAATTTTTGAAGGAAATTATTTTGGGTGAATCTGTAGTTTCTGAAATAACACCAGAGTTTGCTTTTGAATTGTTATCGCATATGAAGGGAGGACCTTCAATTGAAGTATTGTTGGACTTAGCTTTAGGAAATGATGTTGCTACTGCAAAAGGAGCAGCAAAAGTATTGAAAACTCAGGTTTATTTATATGATGCAGATACAGATCGTTTAGCTGCTGCTTATCAAAGTGGGAACGAAATTGCAAAAGATATTTTAGAAAGTTATGCTAAAGCTGAGTTTTTTACAAAGCTTCCAGATGTACAAGAAAAGATTGAAATTGTTACGTATGTAGCTGGTGAGGGAGATATTTCTACAGATTTATTGTCTCCAGGAAATCAAGCGCATTCTCGTTCTGACCGAGAATTACACGGAAAATGTATGATTACTCCACAAGCTCAGGAGGAAATTAAAGCACTTCAAACGCAGTATCCAGATAAAAGTGTAATGCTTATAGCTGAAAAAGGAACTATGGGTGTTGGATCTTCAAGAATGTCAGGGGTAAATAACGTGGCGCTATGGAGTGGTAAACAAGCAAGTCCATACATTCCATTTGTGAACATTGCTCCAATTGTTGCAGGAACAAACGGAATATCACCAATTTTTCTTACTACTGTGGATGTTACGGGTGGTATCGGTTTAGATCTTAAAAACTGGGTGAAAAAAGTTGATGCAAATGGAGAGGTTCTTCGTAACGAAAGTGGTGATCCTATTTTAGAAGAAGTGTATTCTGTTGCTACAGGTACTGTTTTAACAATCAATACTAAAACCAAAAAATTATATAAAGGAGATCAAGAACTGATTGATATTTCTAAAGCGTTTACTCCACAGAAAATGGAGTTTATCAAAGCTGGTGGGTCTTATGCAATTGTGTTTGGAAAAAAATTGCAAACATTTGCATCAAAAACTTTAGGGATTGATGTTACACCTGTATTCGCTCCATCAAAAGAGGTTTCTATCGAAGGACAAGGATTAACTGCGGTAGAAAAAATATTTAATAAAAATGCTGTAGGTACAACACCAGGTAAAGTGTTGCATGCGGGTTCTGATGTTCGTGTTACGGTAAATATTGTTGGATCTCAAGATACAACAGGTTTAATGACTTCACAAGAACTTGAGTCTATGGCAGCTACTGTAATTTCACCAACAGTTGATGGTGCTTATCAATCGGGTTGTCATACTGCTTCGGTTTGGGATAATAAATCGAAAGCGAATATCCCTAGATTGATGAAGTTCATGAATGACTTTGGTCTTATTACAGCGCGTGATCCTAAAGGAGTATATCACGCTATGACAGACGTTATTCACAAGGTTCTTAATGATATTACTGTAGATGAATGGGCAATCATTATTGGTGGTGACTCTCATACAAGAATGTCAAAAGGTGTAGCTTTTGGTGCTGATTCAGGTACAGTTGCACTTGCATTGGCTACTGGTGAAGCTTCTATGCCAATTCCAGAATCTGTGAAAGTAACTTTCAAAGGTGATATGAAAAACTATATGGATTTCCGTGATGTTGTTCATGCTACACAATCTCAAATGTTGCAACAATTTGGTGGCGAGAATGTGTTTCAAGGAAGAATAATTGAAGTGCATATAGGTACATTAACCGCAGATCAGGCCTTTACATTTACAGACTGGACAGCTGAAATGAAAGCTAAGGCTTCTATTTGTGTCTCAGAGGATGCTACTTTAATTGAATCATTAGAAATTGCAAAAAGCAGAATCCAAATTATGATTGATAAAGGAATGGATAATGCTAAGCAAGTATTAAAAGGATTAATCAATAAAGCAGATAAGAGAATTGCTGAAATTAAATCAGGAGAAAAACCTGCTTTAACTCCAGATGCGAATGCTAAATACTATGCAGAAGTTGTTATTGACCTAGATGTTATTGCTGAGCCAATGATTGCTGATCCAGATGTTAATAATGCTGATGTTTCTAAGCGTTATACTCACGATACTATTAGACCACTTTCTTTTTATGGAGGAGTGAAAAAAGTAGATCTTGGTTTTGTAGGATCATGTATGGTGCATAAAGGAGATATGAAAATTCTAGCTCAAATGCTTAAAAATGTAGAAGCTCAATATGGTAAAGTTGAATTTAAAGCACCTCTTGTGGTTGCTCCACCAACTTATAATATTGTTGATGAATTGAAAGCTGAAGGAGATTGGGAAGTTTTACAAAAATATTCTGGTTTCGAATTTGACGACAATGCTCCAAAAGGGGTAGCGCGTACAGGATATGAAAATATACTATATCTAGAGCGTCCAGGTTGTAATTTATGTATGGGTAACCAAGAAAAAGCAGCAAAAGGAGATACTGTTATGGCTACTTCAACGCGTCTTTTCCAAGGAAGAGTTGTAGAAGATAGCGAAGGGAAAAAAGGCGAATCGTTACTTTCGTCGACTCCAGTTGTTGTATTGTCTACAATTTTAGGAAGAACTCCTACTATCGAAGAATATAAAGATGCTGTGAATGGAATTAACTTAACACAATTCGCTCCATCTCATAAATTATTAGTAAACAACTAG
- a CDS encoding aconitate hydratase, protein MAFDIEMIEKVYENMPSRVDKARELVGRPLTLTEKILYAHLWEKIPTEHFKRGVDYVDFAPDRVACQDATAQMALLQFMHAGKKTVAVPTTVHCDHLIQAKSGAKEDLAFANKQSKEVFDFLSSVSNKYGIGFWKPGSGIIHQIVLENYAFPGGMMIGTDSHTVNAGGLGMLAIGVGGADAVDVMSGMSWELKFPKLIGVKLTGKLNGWTAPKDVILKVADILTVKGGTGAVVEYFGEGALNMSCTGKGTICNMGAEIGATTSTFGYDDSMRRYLAATGRQQVVDAADKIASYLTGDPEVYANPEQYFDQLIEINLSELEPQINGPFTPDRGTPVSKMKAEAAANGWPIKVEWGLIGSCTNSSYEDMARAASIVNQAVEHGITPKAEFGINPGSEQIRYTIERDGIIATFEKMGTKVFTNACGPCIGQWDRAGADKGEKNTIVHSFNRNFSKRADGNPNTHAFVTSPEMVAALAISGRLDFNPLTDTLLNDNGEEVKLKAPFGDELPKRGFDVEDAGFQAPAEDGSNVQIVVSPTSDRLQLLAPFEPWDGKNITGAKLLIKAFGKCTTDHISMAGPWLRFRGHLDNISNNMLIGAINAFNQKANEVKNQITGIYEPVPTVQRAYKAARIPSIVVGDHNYGEGSSREHAAMEPRFLGVKAVLVKSFARIHETNLKKQGMLALTFANELDYDKIQEDDTINFLDLTEFAPGKPLTIELVHSNGTSETILGNHTYNSGQKGWFVAGSALNLIASAGQ, encoded by the coding sequence ATGGCATTCGATATTGAAATGATTGAGAAAGTGTATGAAAATATGCCTTCTCGTGTAGATAAAGCACGTGAACTTGTAGGACGTCCACTCACACTAACAGAAAAGATTTTGTATGCTCATTTATGGGAAAAAATACCGACTGAACACTTTAAAAGAGGTGTTGATTATGTCGATTTCGCTCCTGATAGAGTTGCGTGTCAAGATGCAACAGCACAAATGGCTTTGTTGCAATTCATGCATGCTGGTAAGAAGACAGTCGCAGTACCAACTACAGTGCACTGTGATCACTTAATTCAAGCAAAATCTGGTGCAAAAGAAGATCTAGCTTTTGCTAATAAACAATCCAAAGAGGTTTTTGATTTTCTTTCATCCGTTTCAAATAAATATGGAATAGGATTTTGGAAACCAGGTTCAGGTATAATTCACCAAATTGTATTAGAAAACTACGCTTTTCCAGGCGGAATGATGATTGGAACCGATTCTCATACGGTCAACGCAGGAGGATTAGGAATGTTAGCTATAGGTGTAGGTGGAGCAGATGCGGTTGATGTGATGTCCGGAATGTCGTGGGAGTTAAAATTTCCTAAGTTAATTGGAGTAAAATTAACTGGAAAACTTAACGGTTGGACAGCTCCAAAAGATGTGATTTTAAAAGTGGCTGATATTCTCACAGTAAAAGGAGGAACGGGTGCTGTTGTTGAATATTTTGGTGAAGGTGCTCTAAATATGTCTTGTACAGGAAAAGGAACTATATGTAATATGGGTGCAGAAATTGGCGCAACTACTTCTACGTTTGGTTATGATGATTCTATGCGCAGGTATTTAGCTGCAACAGGGAGACAACAAGTTGTTGATGCAGCCGATAAAATAGCTTCTTATTTAACTGGAGATCCAGAAGTTTATGCTAATCCAGAGCAGTATTTTGATCAATTGATAGAAATTAATTTATCAGAATTAGAGCCGCAGATTAATGGTCCTTTCACTCCTGATAGAGGAACGCCAGTTTCTAAAATGAAAGCTGAAGCAGCGGCGAATGGTTGGCCTATTAAAGTAGAATGGGGACTTATTGGTTCTTGTACCAATTCATCTTATGAAGATATGGCTCGTGCAGCTTCTATTGTAAATCAAGCAGTAGAACACGGAATTACCCCAAAAGCTGAATTTGGAATTAATCCTGGTTCTGAACAAATTCGATATACCATCGAGAGAGACGGTATTATAGCAACTTTCGAAAAAATGGGAACCAAAGTGTTTACCAATGCTTGCGGGCCATGTATTGGTCAATGGGATAGAGCAGGAGCTGATAAGGGGGAGAAAAATACCATTGTGCATTCATTCAATCGCAATTTTTCTAAAAGAGCCGATGGAAATCCTAATACGCATGCTTTTGTAACTTCTCCAGAAATGGTGGCGGCTCTTGCAATTTCCGGAAGGTTGGATTTTAATCCATTAACGGATACTTTACTGAATGATAATGGAGAAGAAGTAAAATTGAAAGCTCCTTTTGGAGATGAATTACCCAAAAGAGGATTTGATGTTGAAGATGCAGGTTTTCAAGCTCCAGCTGAAGATGGCTCAAATGTTCAAATCGTAGTCAGTCCTACTTCAGACCGTTTGCAATTATTGGCACCTTTTGAGCCATGGGATGGAAAAAACATTACTGGTGCTAAGCTTTTGATTAAGGCATTTGGTAAATGTACCACAGACCATATATCAATGGCGGGTCCGTGGTTGCGTTTTCGAGGACATTTGGATAATATATCTAACAATATGCTAATTGGTGCAATCAATGCTTTTAATCAAAAAGCAAACGAAGTAAAAAATCAGATTACAGGAATTTATGAACCTGTACCAACCGTTCAAAGGGCTTATAAAGCCGCAAGAATTCCTTCAATAGTAGTAGGGGATCATAATTATGGCGAAGGTTCTTCTCGTGAGCACGCTGCAATGGAGCCACGCTTCTTAGGGGTTAAAGCGGTTTTGGTAAAATCGTTTGCTCGTATTCACGAAACGAATTTAAAAAAACAAGGTATGTTGGCCTTAACTTTTGCTAACGAGTTGGATTATGATAAAATTCAAGAAGATGATACTATTAATTTCTTGGATTTAACCGAATTTGCACCTGGTAAACCCTTAACTATTGAACTAGTGCATTCCAATGGAACTTCAGAAACCATTCTTGGGAATCATACGTATAACTCGGGTCAAAAAGGTTGGTTTGTGGCTGGTTCCGCATTAAACTTAATCGCTTCAGCAGGACAATAG
- a CDS encoding peptidoglycan endopeptidase: protein MKYFGILFWLLVCTTTTVFSQEKFITHKISQGETISSIAEKYNVSQKVIFNLNPKASGILKLNSVLKIPNKNYKKGVAKKELAAKKKLTKEIDYVVLPKETLFGIAKKFNVRVEEIKKNNPSIEKSGLQIGEKIKVIVPENFELKEEPAVAISNDSEQKNTTIPSNTTAISEFVAPNASTEGQQIHEVLASETKYGISKRYGISVEALEKLNPNIVSKSLEIGQKLNVPLQNKATEVIQTVEVSKPSEVKVDNPVAAANEQVTAETSVANTISSPETTAIVHEVLPKETKFGIAKKYGITVAELDKLNPSIHKKLRVGSILKIKEGTAAVAVNETETKVEAVVTEPTSEKFFGEYSIADDLIAKASDNLGIRYRSGGTTRAGFDCSGLMCSTFSALDIKLPRSSNEMSNIGIRVTPTEAKKGDLIFFKTRGSGRINHVGMVVEVVGDEIKFIHSSTNSGVIISSTKEGYYHRNFAQVNRVLK from the coding sequence ATGAAGTACTTTGGAATACTATTTTGGCTTTTGGTTTGTACCACGACAACTGTTTTTTCACAAGAAAAATTTATTACACACAAAATTTCTCAGGGCGAAACCATTTCTTCAATAGCTGAAAAATACAATGTTAGTCAAAAAGTAATTTTTAATTTAAATCCAAAAGCTTCAGGGATTTTAAAATTGAATTCGGTATTAAAAATTCCAAATAAGAATTATAAAAAGGGAGTTGCCAAAAAAGAACTGGCAGCTAAAAAGAAGCTTACCAAAGAGATTGATTATGTTGTTTTGCCAAAAGAAACTTTATTTGGTATTGCAAAAAAGTTCAATGTTAGAGTCGAAGAAATTAAAAAAAATAATCCTTCAATAGAAAAATCAGGATTACAAATTGGAGAGAAAATAAAAGTAATTGTTCCTGAAAACTTCGAGTTGAAAGAAGAGCCAGCGGTTGCTATCTCAAACGATTCTGAGCAAAAAAACACAACTATCCCTTCAAATACTACCGCTATTAGTGAATTTGTTGCTCCAAATGCTTCAACTGAAGGACAGCAAATCCACGAAGTACTTGCAAGTGAAACAAAATATGGTATCTCAAAACGCTATGGGATTTCGGTTGAAGCGCTTGAAAAATTGAACCCAAACATTGTATCTAAAAGTCTTGAAATAGGTCAGAAACTGAATGTGCCTTTGCAAAACAAAGCAACCGAAGTGATTCAAACTGTTGAGGTTTCAAAACCGTCAGAAGTTAAAGTTGATAATCCTGTTGCTGCAGCAAATGAACAAGTTACAGCAGAAACCTCGGTTGCCAATACTATTTCCTCACCTGAAACTACAGCGATTGTTCATGAAGTATTACCAAAAGAAACCAAATTTGGTATTGCCAAAAAGTACGGAATTACTGTTGCGGAATTGGATAAACTAAATCCTTCGATTCATAAAAAATTGAGAGTGGGAAGTATTTTGAAGATAAAAGAAGGAACCGCTGCTGTTGCTGTAAATGAAACAGAAACCAAGGTGGAAGCAGTAGTTACGGAACCCACTTCTGAAAAGTTTTTTGGAGAGTATTCCATTGCAGATGATTTAATTGCAAAGGCTTCAGACAATTTGGGAATTCGTTATAGGTCTGGAGGTACGACAAGAGCTGGTTTTGATTGTTCTGGTTTAATGTGTTCTACCTTTAGTGCTTTAGATATCAAGCTTCCAAGGTCGTCCAATGAGATGTCCAATATTGGAATTAGAGTTACACCTACAGAAGCCAAAAAAGGTGATTTGATTTTCTTTAAAACCAGAGGTAGCGGAAGAATTAATCACGTTGGTATGGTGGTTGAGGTAGTAGGGGATGAGATTAAGTTCATTCATTCTTCTACCAACAGTGGTGTAATCATTTCTTCAACAAAAGAAGGATATTACCATCGAAATTTTGCTCAAGTTAATCGTGTTTTAAAGTAA